A genome region from Arthrobacter agilis includes the following:
- a CDS encoding NAD(P)H-binding protein yields the protein MRIAVTTPQGNVGRHLVRMLIRAGVRPVVLTRHLGDVPRDLGEHVESVEADSREPSQVISATVGVDAIYWVDPPAESADPLEDYGRATEAIVAAVETNRIGRVVFQSSIGAEKRHGAGEIDGLAATEVALDACGVDVTHLRCGYFFTNLLYEAESVKSGQLQTVQPLDARMSWVAPRDIAEVAALILLNRKWGGRRVQAVHGPEDLTWVQVAGILTDELERDVRVERIPVEQMRTQYIQVGMPPTMADAVLGMSTVVRDGFVPEQARSIVTTTPSTLRSWIREELIPGL from the coding sequence ATGCGAATCGCCGTCACCACACCGCAGGGCAACGTGGGCCGCCACCTGGTACGCATGCTGATCCGGGCCGGGGTCAGGCCGGTGGTGCTCACCCGCCACCTCGGAGACGTCCCAAGGGACCTGGGTGAACACGTCGAGTCGGTCGAGGCGGACTCGCGAGAGCCGAGCCAGGTCATCTCCGCAACCGTCGGCGTCGATGCCATCTACTGGGTCGACCCGCCCGCCGAGTCGGCCGACCCGCTGGAGGACTACGGTCGCGCGACGGAGGCCATCGTGGCCGCAGTCGAGACGAACCGGATCGGGAGGGTCGTCTTCCAGAGCAGCATCGGAGCGGAGAAGCGTCACGGCGCGGGGGAGATCGACGGCCTCGCCGCAACAGAAGTCGCCCTCGACGCCTGCGGCGTGGATGTCACGCACTTGCGGTGCGGCTACTTCTTCACCAACCTGCTGTACGAGGCAGAGTCGGTGAAGTCCGGACAGCTGCAAACCGTCCAGCCTCTCGATGCTCGGATGAGCTGGGTCGCCCCGCGGGATATCGCCGAGGTGGCTGCGCTCATCCTGCTGAATCGCAAGTGGGGCGGGCGCCGCGTCCAGGCCGTTCATGGCCCGGAGGACCTGACGTGGGTCCAGGTCGCAGGGATCCTCACGGACGAACTCGAGCGGGACGTGCGCGTCGAGCGGATTCCCGTCGAGCAGATGCGCACGCAGTACATCCAGGTCGGTATGCCACCTACCATGGCGGATGCGGTGCTGGGGATGTCCACCGTGGTGCGGGATGGTTTCGTGCCCGAGCAGGCCCGTTCGATCGTCACCACCACACCCTCCACGCTGCGGAGCTGGATCCGCGAGGAGCTCATCCCCGGCCTCTGA
- a CDS encoding CDGSH iron-sulfur domain-containing protein, whose amino-acid sequence MSGEVQGGAGEAAGPARALNSGAASPVSVVACPNGPLLIRGDFELLGADGKELPRTRRTVALCRCGASVLKPYCDGSHKLIGFRSEP is encoded by the coding sequence GTGAGCGGGGAGGTCCAGGGCGGGGCGGGAGAGGCGGCCGGGCCCGCGCGCGCGTTGAACTCCGGCGCCGCCAGTCCCGTGTCCGTCGTCGCATGTCCCAACGGACCCCTGCTGATCCGCGGCGACTTCGAGCTCCTCGGTGCCGACGGCAAGGAGCTGCCCCGGACGCGCCGTACGGTGGCGCTGTGCCGCTGCGGGGCGTCCGTCCTGAAGCCCTACTGCGACGGCTCGCACAAGCTCATCGGGTTCCGCTCGGAGCCCTGA
- a CDS encoding ammonium transporter, with amino-acid sequence MDSGNVAWILASSALVCLMIPALALFYGGMVGSRRILNMMMMCFGGASLVAVLWALFGYSMAFGDSVGGLGLIGDVAEYAGMGQLLAEDPAASIPPILFAAFQLFFACVTTALVAGAAAGRMKFGAWMIFAGVWATLVYFPIAHWVFAFSSEDGSVVGGWIANNLGAIDFAGGLAVHMNAGIAALALSLVLGRSHGWPTVDHAKPHSRPLVLVGAGLLWVGWFGFNAGSALSAGQSASVVFLNTAVAASAGLLAWALVERIRNGAATSMGAASGLVSALVAITPACGAVSPVGALAIGAIAGAVCSLAIELKFRLGFDDSLDVVGVHLIGGVLGTLLIGLFATPDAPNGVAGAFYGGGLELLGIQALATVAVLAYSFVVTWLIAQVIQRTIGLRIEQEDELRGIDISAHSEFAYLTDEDPVDLGAPRK; translated from the coding sequence ATGGACTCTGGAAACGTCGCCTGGATTCTCGCCAGTTCCGCGCTCGTCTGTCTGATGATCCCGGCTCTGGCCCTGTTCTACGGAGGAATGGTCGGCTCCCGCCGCATCCTCAACATGATGATGATGTGCTTCGGCGGGGCGAGCCTCGTCGCGGTGCTGTGGGCCCTGTTCGGCTACTCGATGGCCTTCGGCGACTCGGTCGGCGGGCTCGGGCTGATCGGGGATGTCGCCGAGTACGCCGGCATGGGCCAGCTGCTCGCCGAGGACCCGGCCGCATCGATCCCGCCGATCCTCTTCGCCGCCTTCCAGCTCTTCTTCGCCTGCGTCACGACGGCGCTCGTGGCCGGCGCCGCGGCAGGCCGCATGAAGTTCGGGGCCTGGATGATCTTCGCGGGCGTCTGGGCCACGTTGGTCTACTTCCCGATCGCCCACTGGGTCTTCGCCTTCAGCTCGGAGGACGGCTCCGTGGTCGGCGGCTGGATCGCCAACAACCTCGGTGCGATCGACTTCGCCGGCGGCCTGGCGGTGCACATGAATGCGGGCATTGCCGCCCTCGCCCTCTCGCTCGTGCTCGGCCGCAGCCACGGCTGGCCCACGGTGGACCACGCCAAGCCGCACAGCCGTCCACTCGTGCTCGTGGGAGCCGGCCTGCTGTGGGTCGGCTGGTTCGGTTTCAATGCCGGGTCGGCTCTCTCCGCAGGGCAGTCGGCCTCCGTGGTGTTCCTCAACACCGCCGTCGCAGCATCGGCCGGGCTGCTCGCCTGGGCCCTGGTGGAGCGGATCCGTAACGGCGCCGCCACGAGCATGGGGGCCGCCTCCGGCCTCGTCTCCGCCCTCGTCGCCATCACGCCCGCCTGTGGCGCCGTGAGCCCCGTAGGAGCCCTGGCCATCGGTGCGATCGCGGGAGCCGTGTGCTCGCTCGCGATCGAACTGAAGTTCCGCCTGGGGTTCGACGATTCGCTCGACGTCGTCGGCGTGCACCTGATCGGCGGTGTCCTCGGGACGCTGCTCATCGGTCTCTTCGCGACACCGGACGCACCGAACGGGGTGGCCGGCGCATTCTACGGTGGCGGGTTGGAGCTGCTCGGCATCCAGGCGCTCGCAACCGTCGCCGTGCTCGCCTACTCCTTCGTGGTCACGTGGCTGATCGCCCAGGTCATCCAGCGCACCATCGGCCTCCGGATCGAGCAGGAGGACGAGCTGCGGGGCATCGACATCTCCGCCCACTCCGAGTTCGCCTACCTGACCGACGAGGATCCCGTGGACCTCGGAGCGCCCCGGAAGTAG
- a CDS encoding MoaD/ThiS family protein, translating to MAATTLVTVLIPTLLRPYVDGRSEVSMNLPGPGDVSSLLDSLGEGRPLLEQRIREETGALRRYVNIYVDGEDVRRLDGLGTAVPAGATVMIIQSVAGG from the coding sequence ATGGCTGCGACGACCCTGGTGACCGTCCTGATCCCGACCCTCCTGCGCCCCTACGTCGACGGGCGCAGCGAGGTCAGCATGAACCTGCCCGGTCCCGGCGACGTCTCGTCGCTGCTGGACAGCCTCGGCGAGGGACGCCCGCTGCTCGAGCAGCGGATCCGCGAGGAGACCGGAGCGCTGAGGCGCTACGTGAACATCTACGTGGACGGTGAGGACGTGCGCCGACTGGATGGGCTCGGCACGGCCGTCCCTGCAGGCGCGACCGTCATGATCATCCAGTCGGTCGCCGGAGGCTAG
- a CDS encoding MFS transporter: protein MSAVGAPARRRRPIHPAWIVAAVAFLTLVGAAGFRAAPSVLMVPLEEEFGWSRGVLSLAVSINLVLFGLTAPFAAALMERFGIRRVTSLALLVIGAGSALTVLVRDPWQILLTWGVLIGLGTGSIALVFAATVASTWFVRRRGLVVGILTAGSAAGQLVFLPVMAALVESANWRVASLVVAAGAFAVIPLVLVWLHDAPADVGARPYGEQPGVPASAPAPVAPVAPVAPTNAAVRALRALRAASHHRTFWALAAGFAICGATTNGLIGTHFIPSAHDHGMATTTAAGLLAVVGVFDIVGTIASGWLTDRFDPKVLLAAYYLFRGVSLFVLPALLAATVQPPMVIFIVIYGLDWVATVPPTVALCRSAFGADGALVFGWVFAAHQFGAAAAAVGAGLIRDATGEYTIAWFGAAALCAVAALLTFLVRRDAERDPVAEAQVNGVLPTPAGEAPATRAS from the coding sequence GTGAGCGCCGTCGGCGCGCCCGCCCGGCGCCGACGGCCGATCCACCCCGCCTGGATCGTGGCGGCCGTGGCCTTCCTGACCCTCGTGGGAGCAGCGGGTTTCCGCGCCGCCCCGTCCGTCCTGATGGTGCCGCTCGAGGAGGAGTTCGGCTGGTCACGCGGCGTCCTGTCCCTCGCCGTCAGCATCAATCTCGTCCTCTTCGGGCTCACGGCGCCGTTCGCCGCCGCGCTCATGGAGCGGTTCGGCATCCGCCGGGTGACCTCGCTCGCACTCCTGGTCATCGGTGCCGGCAGTGCCCTCACGGTCCTCGTGCGCGACCCGTGGCAGATCCTGCTCACCTGGGGTGTGTTGATCGGGCTGGGGACGGGCAGCATCGCCCTCGTGTTCGCGGCGACTGTCGCCTCCACCTGGTTCGTCCGGCGCCGCGGCCTCGTGGTCGGCATCCTGACCGCGGGCAGCGCCGCGGGCCAGCTCGTCTTCCTGCCGGTGATGGCCGCCCTGGTCGAGTCCGCGAACTGGCGCGTCGCGTCCCTGGTCGTCGCGGCCGGCGCGTTCGCGGTCATCCCTCTCGTGCTCGTGTGGCTCCACGATGCACCGGCCGACGTCGGCGCCCGCCCCTACGGCGAACAACCGGGCGTCCCAGCGTCCGCGCCCGCTCCGGTCGCACCGGTCGCACCGGTCGCACCGACCAACGCCGCCGTTCGGGCGCTGCGAGCGCTCCGCGCCGCATCGCACCACCGCACGTTCTGGGCGCTGGCCGCCGGCTTCGCGATCTGCGGGGCAACGACCAACGGGCTGATCGGCACCCACTTCATCCCCTCGGCCCACGACCACGGCATGGCGACGACGACGGCGGCAGGACTGCTCGCCGTCGTCGGGGTCTTCGACATCGTCGGGACCATCGCCTCCGGCTGGCTCACCGACCGGTTCGACCCCAAGGTGCTCCTCGCCGCCTACTACCTGTTCCGCGGGGTCAGCCTGTTCGTGCTGCCCGCCCTGCTCGCGGCGACCGTCCAGCCCCCGATGGTCATCTTCATCGTCATCTACGGGCTCGACTGGGTGGCCACGGTGCCGCCCACCGTCGCGCTCTGCCGCTCCGCCTTCGGCGCCGACGGTGCGCTCGTCTTCGGGTGGGTCTTCGCCGCACACCAGTTCGGCGCGGCCGCCGCGGCCGTGGGCGCCGGCCTCATCCGGGACGCCACCGGCGAGTACACGATCGCCTGGTTCGGAGCAGCGGCCCTGTGCGCCGTGGCCGCACTTCTCACCTTCCTGGTGCGGCGGGACGCCGAGCGTGATCCCGTGGCGGAGGCGCAGGTCAACGGAGTCCTCCCGACACCGGCAGGGGAGGCGCCGGCAACGCGGGCATCCTAG
- a CDS encoding LamB/YcsF family protein, whose product MAIDLNSDVGESFGNWTFGDDAGIIASVSSANVACGFHAGDPTGIRATCAAAAAAGVTVGAHPGYRDLAGFGRRFIDVDPVELTDDVVYQIGALQALARAAGTSVRYVKPHGALYNTIAVHERQARAVVRAVREVDDALPLLVLPGTVIEAEARAAGLRTVVEAFADRAYLPDGALVSRRDPGAVLHAEPDVVEHVLRIATDGEVVAIDGSRIRIAAESICVHGDTPGAVAMAAAVRRALVSAGVDVGAFA is encoded by the coding sequence GTGGCGATCGACCTGAACAGCGACGTAGGAGAATCCTTCGGCAACTGGACGTTCGGCGATGACGCGGGCATCATCGCATCGGTCTCCAGTGCCAACGTGGCCTGCGGGTTCCACGCGGGAGACCCGACCGGCATCCGTGCCACCTGCGCCGCCGCCGCTGCCGCCGGCGTCACAGTGGGTGCACACCCCGGATACCGGGACCTCGCGGGCTTCGGCCGGCGGTTCATCGACGTCGACCCGGTCGAACTGACCGACGACGTCGTCTATCAGATCGGTGCGCTGCAGGCCCTGGCACGCGCCGCAGGCACCTCCGTCCGGTACGTGAAACCCCATGGTGCGCTGTACAACACGATCGCGGTCCACGAGCGGCAGGCCCGCGCGGTGGTCCGGGCGGTCCGCGAGGTCGACGACGCCCTGCCGCTCCTGGTGCTTCCCGGCACGGTCATCGAGGCCGAGGCGCGTGCCGCGGGGTTGCGGACCGTGGTGGAGGCCTTCGCGGACCGCGCCTACCTGCCCGACGGCGCCCTGGTGTCCCGGCGTGATCCCGGTGCCGTGCTGCACGCGGAGCCCGACGTCGTCGAGCACGTCCTGCGGATCGCGACGGACGGCGAGGTCGTGGCCATCGACGGGTCCCGCATCCGGATCGCCGCCGAGAGCATCTGCGTCCACGGGGACACGCCGGGTGCCGTCGCGATGGCCGCCGCCGTGCGCCGTGCACTGGTCTCCGCGGGCGTGGACGTCGGTGCCTTCGCCTAG
- a CDS encoding carboxyltransferase domain-containing protein has translation MGGPGITLRPVGDHALLVELPGLPEVLSLQAQLREHPVDGQVDVVPAARTVLVTLEDARHVEALANRLRTLDLSRSAGQDDTLITIEVHYDGDDLTDVAARTGLSEDAVIAAHTATPWVAAFGGFAPGFAYLTGGDPRLGVPRRDSPRTVVPAGSVALAGEFSAVYPRRSPGGWQLIGRTDAALWDIHRAQPALISPGNRVLFTAVRELVEVRSRVLPAPVVPPDPSSPRADATPARVGLTVVHPGLSSTLQDLGRPGLMALGVAGAGALDRAALRQANRLVGNGAGSAVIESLNGGLVLEAEEDQVLAVTGADVHLAISRPDGGEREPALCAPFLLRAGEVLRQSLPVAGLRTYTAVRGGFEADEVLGSRSTDSMSGLGPPALTPGTRVAVGRPAAGSVVGNPEEPRRAGMPEVLRVVPGPRDDWFDDGLARLCGTSWTVTAQSNRIGLRLDGPALERTREGELPSEGTVRGALQIPPSGLPVLFLADHPVTGGYPVLAVVAAADLDRAAQLAPGSVVRFRI, from the coding sequence ATGGGCGGTCCGGGGATCACGCTGCGGCCGGTCGGTGATCATGCGCTCCTCGTGGAACTGCCCGGTCTGCCGGAGGTGCTCAGCCTGCAGGCCCAGCTGCGGGAGCACCCGGTCGACGGGCAGGTGGACGTGGTGCCCGCGGCCAGGACCGTCCTCGTCACGCTCGAGGACGCCCGTCACGTCGAGGCCCTCGCGAACCGGCTCCGGACGCTCGATCTGTCTCGGTCCGCCGGGCAGGACGACACGCTCATCACCATCGAGGTGCACTACGACGGTGATGACCTGACCGACGTCGCTGCCCGGACCGGATTGAGCGAGGACGCCGTGATCGCGGCCCATACGGCCACACCCTGGGTCGCCGCCTTCGGAGGTTTCGCGCCGGGCTTCGCCTACCTGACCGGCGGCGATCCGCGCCTCGGGGTGCCCCGACGGGATTCCCCCCGCACGGTGGTCCCCGCCGGGTCCGTGGCACTGGCGGGCGAGTTCTCGGCGGTCTATCCACGGCGGTCGCCCGGAGGATGGCAGCTGATCGGGCGGACGGACGCGGCGCTGTGGGACATCCACCGCGCTCAGCCCGCACTGATCAGCCCCGGCAACAGGGTCCTGTTCACGGCGGTGCGGGAACTCGTCGAGGTCCGCTCCCGGGTGCTCCCGGCCCCGGTGGTGCCACCCGACCCGTCGTCCCCCCGGGCGGACGCGACACCGGCCCGCGTGGGGCTGACCGTCGTGCACCCGGGACTCTCCAGCACGCTCCAGGACCTGGGCAGACCCGGGCTCATGGCCCTCGGCGTCGCCGGGGCGGGCGCGCTCGACCGCGCCGCCCTCCGGCAGGCCAACAGGCTGGTCGGCAACGGCGCCGGAAGCGCCGTGATCGAGAGCCTCAACGGCGGGCTGGTGCTGGAGGCGGAGGAGGACCAGGTGCTGGCCGTGACCGGAGCCGACGTCCACCTGGCCATCTCCCGGCCCGACGGCGGAGAGCGCGAACCCGCACTGTGTGCCCCGTTCCTGCTGCGTGCGGGCGAGGTGCTGCGGCAGTCGCTGCCGGTGGCGGGCCTGCGGACCTACACGGCGGTGCGGGGCGGGTTCGAGGCCGACGAGGTGCTGGGCAGCCGGTCCACCGATTCGATGTCCGGGCTCGGGCCGCCCGCCCTCACGCCCGGGACGCGCGTGGCCGTGGGTCGGCCGGCGGCGGGCTCGGTGGTCGGGAACCCCGAGGAGCCGCGGCGTGCCGGCATGCCGGAGGTGCTGCGCGTGGTTCCCGGTCCGCGGGACGACTGGTTCGACGACGGGCTCGCCCGCCTGTGCGGGACCTCCTGGACAGTCACGGCCCAGTCGAACAGGATCGGGTTGCGGCTTGACGGTCCCGCCCTCGAGCGGACCCGGGAGGGAGAATTACCGAGCGAAGGCACGGTGCGTGGCGCCCTGCAGATCCCACCGTCGGGCCTGCCGGTGCTGTTCCTCGCCGATCATCCGGTCACGGGCGGGTATCCGGTGCTCGCCGTCGTGGCCGCCGCGGATCTGGACCGGGCAGCGCAACTCGCCCCGGGGTCCGTGGTGCGGTTCCGGATCTGA
- a CDS encoding GNAT family N-acetyltransferase, which produces MQTLRVRYVPWTNPVAVGLREALRAENDRGRSPALLPAAVDDGTGIAVFLIAYELATGQPVGCGGLRLLDTARADVDSIYVLPYARWSGVSQAITEELASWARAHGITAVGPGDALERLNALRL; this is translated from the coding sequence ATGCAGACGTTGAGGGTCAGGTACGTGCCCTGGACCAACCCGGTGGCCGTGGGACTGCGGGAAGCACTCCGTGCGGAGAACGACCGCGGCCGGTCGCCCGCACTCCTTCCGGCAGCGGTGGACGACGGCACCGGCATCGCGGTCTTCCTCATCGCCTATGAGCTGGCCACAGGGCAGCCCGTGGGCTGCGGCGGCCTGCGGCTCCTCGACACGGCCCGTGCGGACGTCGACTCCATCTACGTGCTGCCGTACGCCCGCTGGTCGGGCGTCTCGCAGGCCATCACGGAGGAACTGGCGTCCTGGGCGCGGGCGCACGGCATCACAGCGGTGGGCCCGGGCGACGCCCTCGAGCGGTTGAACGCCCTGCGGCTCTAG